The sequence GCAGCCGGACCTCAACTGGTCGCACCCGGACGTGCGCGCGGAGTTCGAGGACGTGCTGCGGTTCTGGTTCGACCGCGGCGTCGGCGGCATCCGGATCGACTCCGCGGCCCTCCTGATCAAGGACGCGGACCTCCCGGAGTACCCGCAGGACGCCGGACCGGGGGAGCACCCGCACGTCGACCGGGACGAGATCCACGACGTCTACCGCACCTGGCGCGCGATCGCGGACGGCTACCCGGGAACGCGCGTGCTGGTGGGCGAGGTGTGGCTCGCGGACCGCGCCCGGTTCGCCCGGTACCTGCGGCCCGACGAGATGCACACGGCGTTCAACTTCGACTTCATGGCGCGCCCGTGGGACGCCAAGTCGCTGCGCGAGTCGATCGACATGACGCTCGCGGCGCACGGGCCGGTCGGCGCGCCGGCCACCTGGGTGCTGTCCAACCACGACGTGACGCGCCCGGTGACCCGCTACGGCCGCGAGGACACGTCCTTCGCGTTCGCCGCGAAGCGCTTCGGCACGCCCACCGACCTCGAGCTCGGCCGGCGCCGTGCGCGCGCCGCGGCGCTGCTGACCGCCGCCCTGCCGGGCTCGCTGTACGTGTACCAGGGCGACGAGCTGGGGCTCCCGGAGGTCGAGGACCTGCCGCTCGAGATGCTCCAGGACCCCATGCACTTCCGGTCCCTCGGCGTCGACCCCGGCCGCGACGGGTGCCGCGTCCCGCTGCCGTGGTCGGGCACGCAGGCGCCCTACGGGTTCAGCCCGGACGGCACGACGAGCCCGACGTGGCTGCCGCAGCCCGCGGACTGGGCCGGGCTCACGGTCGAGCAGCAGTCCGCCGACCCGACCTCGATGCTCCACCTCTACCGCGACGTGCTCGCGCGGCGCCGCAGCGAGCCGAGCCTGGGCGACGGTCCGCTCACCTGGCTCGAGTCGTCCGACGAGGTGGTCGCCTTCGCCCGGGGCGACGTCGTGTGCGTCGTCAACCTGGGCGAGGAGCCGGCGCCCCTGCCGGCCCACACCGACGTCCTGCTGACGAGCGGCCCGCTCGTCGCGGGCCGGCTGCCGCGCGACACCGCCGCGTGGTTGCGCGCAGCACCACCGCACGGCACGACCGCATGACCCGTCCACCGACCGACGACCCCCGCACCACCCGCACCGACGTCCTGGCGCGCACCGCAGCCCGGCAGGACGTGCACGACCCGCATCGCGCCGGGCACCACCGCCCGGC is a genomic window of Cellulomonas fulva containing:
- a CDS encoding glycoside hydrolase family 13 protein, which translates into the protein MTTTSSRPQPATDPTWWRGAVIYQVYPRSFADGNGDGTGDLAGLRARLPYLRDLGVDAIWVTPWYVSPLADGGYDVADYRAIDPAFGTLEEAEALIAEALEHGIRTIIDIVPNHVSDQHVWFRAALAAGPGSPERERFWFRPGKGDAGEQMPTQWVSDFQGSTWTRTTEPDGTPGEWYLHLFAPAQPDLNWSHPDVRAEFEDVLRFWFDRGVGGIRIDSAALLIKDADLPEYPQDAGPGEHPHVDRDEIHDVYRTWRAIADGYPGTRVLVGEVWLADRARFARYLRPDEMHTAFNFDFMARPWDAKSLRESIDMTLAAHGPVGAPATWVLSNHDVTRPVTRYGREDTSFAFAAKRFGTPTDLELGRRRARAAALLTAALPGSLYVYQGDELGLPEVEDLPLEMLQDPMHFRSLGVDPGRDGCRVPLPWSGTQAPYGFSPDGTTSPTWLPQPADWAGLTVEQQSADPTSMLHLYRDVLARRRSEPSLGDGPLTWLESSDEVVAFARGDVVCVVNLGEEPAPLPAHTDVLLTSGPLVAGRLPRDTAAWLRAAPPHGTTA